Proteins encoded by one window of Cucurbita pepo subsp. pepo cultivar mu-cu-16 chromosome LG14, ASM280686v2, whole genome shotgun sequence:
- the LOC111810753 gene encoding uncharacterized protein LOC111810753 produces the protein MLSIENPPPDPSYQPLSINNDERPTQNAAILDHSSFPNFSLRDYVFGCRSKDIENNWPFSLKNLQLCLKHGVKDLLPPFQSPNRVRNQRGESSTSSVLHGEFSEPKEPVELERSDAKFDEKLVRTCTESSSCRCEGENGFSSTMTSISQPQKELVSTSGPSSSSLKTDTLSETPAEVERMCFPASEKNESKIKTSGKRCKIIRKSTNHVDQTSTVDIAASLSTVSESMASKICPVCKTFSSSSNTTLNAHIDQCLSIASTPKCTSDSKLTRFRIKPRKTKLMVDIYATARSCTLEELDRRNGTAWATSSGFPAENIENCQINEGKKQKVMPVHPEDIDDHSAGAVYIDANGTKLRILSKFSSPSSLSISQNELGSKKLNGVTGRKFHSAKKKKDHSTKHHKYLKVAAEGRKVPSQRCIPQVEGHAERNGSSRLEVHKITKQAKPHDSGTLRQWACSKRTRASVSTRKEGYQPSTFKWHVDTDRSVLADSLFDRSQVEHCVSSPESSERTDNMAYEAYISDKKGRSPVRRSLRSSFSGEMVDIGSPTQMKSQTPPGFNKKLSSNYHENAVKVRNLNSSRRDEFHVSSRSSTGSKPSPRFNRFSTFDHSRSSSDGSIESDQSAKEEVTKVSELRNRSNREAMSKAIALSSSDSEPEYDGCHELKNMDSHIRLDVEFQENIKGLELGSKQNSFHEDVSVDSSSKLAPNERFTCFCKTNNNVKTRCGMLQSTQNCSCTFYGSSDGAKGGFGIGQDMFFTDEDCSAMIGHDVQGELDSEAKRGTSCFEVDPISIPGPPGSFLPSPPRDMRSSEYRGTSSLSYSWVHSCLDQHELIDGDSSGSPISATSTISNTTASRSCFRHNNPSRVCSDVFHDKFGSVSPKARALPHVNGDMFKVNKLPVETGALDVVNNGQPCCCQRVGTNVTYPEPQLTRHHAMTSETMPAMDRRPNSFDIMAEGPGQTTPESRGFPVNKLPFKSYPGPKFSSPREPASPVTSNSVLRLMGKNLMVVNKDEEDVAKSVKQPQLSQVPSFLGGSTQHVRNQASSGSYPHWPHQNAGNLLGQSLDVTSSRGFGSPANLNMSSPHGQAPTTLFLKQHTASQARFIANDPKHLVSPFCYQPKDASNLNKPATIHSSSFQSTPSRKDHASPVKWDCNSEPPYVCRRGVF, from the exons ATGTTATCCATTGAAAACCCTCCACCAGATCCCTCATATCAGCCATTGAGTATCAACAATGATGAGAGGCCTACTCAAAACGCCGCCATTCTTGACCACTCCTCCTTCCCTAACTTCTCCTTGAG AGATTATGTTTTCGGTTGTCGGAGCAAGGATATCGAAAACAACTGGCCATTTTCCCTCAAGAATTTGCAGCTTTGTTTGAAACATGGTGTAAAGGATTTACTACCACCTTTTCAGTCTCCGAATCGTGTCCGAAACCAGCGGGGTGAAAGTTCAACATCAAGTGTTCTTCATGGGGAGTTCTCTGAGCCTAAAGAACCTGTAGAACTAGAGCGATCGGATGCTAAGTTCGACGAAAAGCTAGTAAGAACTTGTACGGAATCGAGTTCATGCAGATGTGAAGGAGAAAATGGTTTCTCTTCCACCATGACAAGCATCTCACAACCCCAAAAAGAATTGGTTTCCACAAGTGGACCGTCTAGTTCATCTTTAAAAACCGATACTTTATCGGAAACCCCGGCCGAAGTGGAGCGTATGTGTTTTCCAGCATCTGAAAAGAACGAAAGTAAGATCAAAACCTCAGGTAAAAGATGCAAGATTATCAGAAAATCGACCAATCACGTTGACCAAACATCAACTGTAGATATTGCTGCGAGTCTTAGTACGGTATCGGAGTCGATGGCTTCGAAAATATGCCCTGTCTGCAAGACGTTCTCCTCTTCATCAAACACCACTTTAAATGCTCATATTGATCAGTGTCTTTCTATAGCATCAACTCCTAAGTGTACATCAGACTCCAAACTCACACGGTTTAGGATCAAGCCGAGGAAGACGAAATTGATGGTTGATATCTACGCTACAGCTCGTTCTTGCACGTTGGAAGAGCTTGACAGACGAAATGGTACCGCTTGGGCCACTTCGTCGGGCTTTCCTGCTGAGAATATCGAAAATTGTCAGATTAATGAAGGGAAAAAGCAGAAAGTGATGCCAGTTCATCCAGAGGACATTGATGATCATAGTGCAGGTGCAGTTTATATCGATGCCAATGGCACGAAACTTCGAATTTTGTCCAAGTTTAGTTCTCCGTCATCGTTGTCGATATCGCAAAATGAACTTGGTTCGAAGAAACTCAACGGAGTAACGGGAAGGAAGTTTCATTCagccaaaaagaagaaagatcaTTCAACTAAGCATCACAAGTATCTTAAAGTAGCTGCTGAAGGTAGAAAAGTTCCATCTCAACGGTGCATTCCTCAG GTCGAAGGACACGCTGAACGGAATGGAAGTAGTAGATTGGAGGTACATAAAATAACGAAGCAAGCGAAACCCCACGATTCGGGAACTTTACGACAATGGGCGTGCTCGAAACGAACCAGAGCAAGTGTGAGCACCAGAAAGGAAGGCTACCAACCCTCTACGTTTAAATGGCATGTTGATACTGATCGCTCGGTTTTAGCTGACTCTTTGTTTGACAGAAGTCAAGTTGAGCATTGTGTTTCGTCTCCCGAAAGCAGCGAGAGAACGGACAACATGGCGTACGAAGCCTATATTTCAGACAAGAAAGGGCGGTCTCCCGTGCGGAGGAGCCTGAGAAGTTCGTTTTCTGGTGAAATGGTTGATATTGGTTCTCCAACACAAATGAAATCTCAAACTCCACCTGGTTTTAACAAGAAGTTGTCAAGTAATTACCATGAAAATGCAGTGAAAGTTAGAAATTTGAACTCTTCCCGACGAGACGAGTTCCATGTCAGTAGCCGGTCGTCTACTGGTTCTAAGCCGTCCCCTCGGTTTAATCGGTTTTCTACTTTTGATCACAGCCGTAGCTCATCAGATGGAAGTATTGAAAGTGATCAATCTGCAAAGGAAGAGGTTACCAAAGTAAGTGAATTGAGAAACAGAAGTAATAGAGAAGCAATGAGCAAAGCCATAGCTTTGAGTAGTTCGGACTCGGAACCCGAATACGACGGATGTCACGAGTTGAAAAACATGGATTCTCATATTCGACTGGATGTCGAGTTTCAAGAAAACATCAAGGGACTTGAACTTGGTAGTAAACAGAACTCATTTCATGAAGATGTTAGTGTGgattcttcttcaaaattagCTCCGAACGAGAGATTCACGTGTTTTTGTAAGACGAACAATAACGTCAAGACCCGGTGTGGCATGCTACAATCTACTCAGAATTGTTCATGCACCTTCTATGGATCATCCGATGGAGCGAAAGGCGGTTTCGGTATTGGACAAGACATGTTTTTCACTGATGAAGACTGCAGTGCCATGATTGGACATGATGTTCAAGGAGAACTGGATTCCGAGGCCAAGCGAGGAACGTCGTGTTTCGAGGTTGATCCAATATCTATTCCAGGACCTCCAGGATCTTTCTTGCCGAGCCCCCCGAGGGATATGAGATCCTCAGAATACCGAGGAACGTCTTCGTTGAGCTATAGCTGGGTTCATTCCTGCCTCGATCAGCACGAGTTGATTGATGGGGATTCATCAGGTTCTCCTATTTCTGCAACATCAACCATCTCTAACACCACAGCATCTAGATCTTGTTTTAGGCATAACAATCCATCTCGAGTATGTTCCGATGTATTTCATGATAAGTTCGGGTCAGTATCGCCAAAAGCTCGTGCATTGCCTCATGTAAATGGTGATATGTTTAAAGTCAATAAGTTACCAGTTGAAACAGGAGCTCTTGACGTTGTAAATAACGGCCAGCCTTGCTGTTGTCAAAGGGTCGGCACCAACGTAACTTATCCCGAACCACAACTGACGAGGCATCACGCGATGACATCGGAAACCATGCCAGCCATGGACAGAAGACCAAACAGCTTTGATATTATGGCTGAAGGGCCTGGACAGACGACACCGGAGAGCAGGGGGTTCCCAGTAAATAAGTTGCCTTTCAAGTCCTATCCAGGACCGAAGTTTTCGAGTCCTCGTGAGCCTGCCAGTCCAGTTACGTCTAATTCTGTACTGAGGTTAATGGGAAAGAACTTGATGGTGGTAAACAAAGATGAGGAAGATGTAGCTAAGTCAGTTAAGCAGCCACAACTTAGTCAGGTTCCAAGTTTTTTGGGCGGTTCCACGCAACATGTTCGAAATCAAGCTTCCTCTGGTTCGTATCCTCATTGGCCACATCAAAATGCAGGTAACTTATTGGGGCAGAGTCTCGATGTAACGTCGTCGAGGGGCTTCGGGAGCCCTGCGAATCTGAATATGTCGTCACCGCACGGTCAAGCACCTACCACATTGTTTCTTAAGCAGCACACAGCCTCCCAAGCCAGATTCATTGCCAATGATCCAAAACACCTTGTAAGTCCATTTTGTTATCAACCAAAGGATGCTTCAAATCTCAACAAACCAGCAACAATACACAGTTCTAGTTTTCAATCGACCCCGTCTCGAAAAGATCATGCCAGCCCTGTTAAATGGGATTGTAATTCCGAACCGCCATACGTCTGCAGGAGAGGAGTCTTTTAA